The following coding sequences lie in one Pontibacter sp. G13 genomic window:
- a CDS encoding Tex family protein, which produces MAHSHQTTIATELGLSPRQVAATLDLINEGATIPFMARYRKEVTGSLDEVQLAQIRDRAEALAQLDKRREAILKSLEERELLSDELKASIDGAESLTKLEDLYLPYKPKRRTKATIAREKGLEPLAKDIMEQMKSGSPDDLANAFIDAEKGVEDVAAALQGARDIIAEWVNEDADARADMRKLFVKKGTISTKVMRGKEEDGAKYKDYFEWNESVDKVPSHRLLAMRRGEKELILSLSIRPDDEDAVEQLDRRFVKGNSPISEQVREAVQDSYKRLMAPSMETEVRIVSKDKADEEAIKVFADNLRQLLLAAPLGEKSVLALDPGFRTGCKLVCLDKQGRLLEHTAIFPNPPQKRTYESGETLKALVQRHGIEVIAIGNGTASRETESFVKELKIPGISVVMVNESGASIYSASEVAREEFPNEDVTVRGAVSIGRRLMDPLAELVKLDPKSIGVGQYQHDVDQTLLKKSLDDTVVSCVNAVGVEVNTASKQLLTYVSGLGPSLAKNIVAYRDENGPFATRKELMKVPRLGAKAFEQCAGFLRIRDAKNPLDASAVHPESYKIVEAMAKDLGVAVADLISKDDLRKQINLNQYVTDTVGLPTLKDILEELAKPGRDPREKFEMFSFAEGVNEMSDLREGMVLPGIVTNITDFGAFVDIGVHQDGLVHLSQLANRFVQHPSEVVKVHQPVSVKVVSVDMARKRIGLSMKTEESGPRPKSQKRRRNQDNRRNSGPSKLEENEFFRVKPKQRKNR; this is translated from the coding sequence ATGGCACATTCCCATCAAACGACTATTGCAACAGAGCTGGGCTTAAGCCCCAGACAGGTAGCTGCGACCTTGGATCTCATCAACGAGGGAGCCACCATTCCATTCATGGCCCGATACCGAAAAGAGGTAACTGGGAGCCTGGATGAAGTCCAATTGGCACAAATCCGCGACCGTGCCGAGGCCTTGGCCCAACTGGACAAGCGACGGGAGGCAATCCTCAAATCACTGGAAGAGCGCGAATTGCTCTCCGATGAATTGAAAGCCTCTATCGATGGCGCGGAGTCTCTCACCAAATTGGAGGACCTTTACCTCCCCTACAAACCCAAGCGTAGGACCAAGGCGACCATTGCCCGCGAAAAAGGCCTCGAACCGCTCGCCAAGGATATCATGGAACAAATGAAATCCGGCAGCCCCGATGACCTCGCCAACGCATTTATCGATGCGGAAAAAGGGGTGGAAGATGTTGCAGCGGCCCTCCAAGGTGCCAGAGACATCATCGCCGAATGGGTCAACGAAGACGCGGACGCTCGGGCAGACATGCGGAAATTGTTTGTCAAAAAGGGAACCATCTCCACCAAGGTCATGCGCGGCAAGGAAGAAGATGGCGCCAAATACAAGGACTATTTCGAGTGGAATGAATCCGTGGACAAAGTGCCTTCCCACCGTCTATTGGCTATGCGCCGCGGTGAAAAGGAGCTGATCCTGTCGCTCTCTATCCGCCCGGATGACGAAGATGCCGTCGAGCAACTGGATCGCCGATTTGTCAAAGGCAATTCTCCGATCTCCGAGCAGGTTCGCGAGGCCGTTCAGGATTCCTACAAGCGACTCATGGCTCCCTCTATGGAGACTGAGGTGCGGATCGTCAGCAAAGACAAGGCCGACGAAGAAGCCATCAAGGTGTTTGCCGACAACTTGCGCCAGCTTCTCTTGGCGGCTCCTTTGGGTGAAAAATCCGTACTGGCGCTCGACCCGGGCTTCCGGACAGGCTGTAAATTGGTCTGCCTTGACAAGCAAGGACGACTGCTGGAGCACACGGCCATTTTCCCCAATCCTCCTCAAAAACGCACCTACGAGTCTGGCGAAACCCTCAAAGCCTTGGTTCAGCGCCACGGCATCGAAGTCATCGCCATTGGCAACGGAACCGCCAGCCGCGAAACTGAAAGCTTCGTGAAGGAGCTCAAGATCCCCGGTATTTCTGTGGTGATGGTCAATGAGAGTGGGGCCTCCATCTATTCTGCTTCCGAAGTGGCGCGTGAGGAATTTCCCAACGAGGATGTTACCGTTCGTGGAGCAGTTTCCATCGGCCGTCGCTTGATGGACCCATTGGCGGAGCTTGTCAAGCTCGACCCCAAATCCATCGGAGTCGGTCAATATCAGCACGATGTCGACCAGACTCTCCTCAAGAAAAGTCTCGATGATACGGTGGTTTCCTGTGTGAATGCCGTCGGAGTCGAAGTGAATACCGCCTCCAAACAGCTCTTGACCTACGTTTCTGGCCTCGGACCTTCCCTCGCCAAAAACATCGTGGCCTACCGCGACGAGAATGGGCCGTTTGCGACTCGCAAAGAATTGATGAAAGTGCCACGTCTCGGCGCCAAGGCATTCGAGCAATGTGCCGGCTTCCTGCGAATTCGCGATGCCAAAAATCCGCTCGATGCTTCCGCAGTTCACCCGGAAAGCTACAAGATTGTCGAGGCGATGGCCAAAGATCTGGGAGTAGCCGTTGCCGATCTCATCTCCAAAGATGATCTGCGCAAGCAAATCAACCTCAACCAATATGTGACGGACACCGTGGGACTTCCGACGCTCAAGGACATCTTGGAGGAATTGGCGAAACCCGGCCGAGATCCTCGCGAGAAGTTCGAGATGTTCTCATTTGCGGAGGGCGTCAATGAAATGTCTGACCTGCGCGAAGGCATGGTACTGCCGGGCATCGTCACCAATATCACGGATTTTGGGGCATTTGTCGATATCGGTGTGCATCAGGATGGCTTGGTTCACTTGAGCCAATTGGCCAACCGATTTGTGCAGCACCCAAGTGAGGTCGTCAAAGTGCATCAGCCGGTTTCGGTGAAGGTCGTTTCCGTGGATATGGCCCGCAAGCGGATCGGATTGTCCATGAAGACCGAGGAATCCGGTCCAAGGCCCAAGTCCCAAAAGCGTCGCCGCAATCAGGACAATCGCCGAAATTCCGGCCCTTCCAAATTGGAGGAAAACGAATTCTTCCGTGTCAAACCCAAACAGCGCAAAAATCGCTAG